The proteins below come from a single Wenzhouxiangella sp. XN201 genomic window:
- a CDS encoding S8 family serine peptidase has product MSKHQRNATGGRGRRLISFSAITLLAFSAVALAQPFEASNDGAVRSSGEVSPVERQATDGPDAVGRVGRDSQYVPLDAAGRSRYIVRFVEPSLALYEGGIEGLRATSPAARGETLLDTDSADAQAYLDFLEQRQAEHLSAIASRFGRSVSVERAFKVAINAATLRLAPEEASALVRLNGVAHVERDYLSAPLTDFGPAQINADAIWSGSATPFAGTRGEGVIVGIMDTGINFQHPSFAATDGDGYTHTNPFGSGNFVGWCDPGHENHDPAYQCNDKLIGAWDYADAITAEADGPQDNQGHGSHVASTAAGNLLLSPQLSPTYGYENPISGVAPRANIIVYDVCEELCAASSVIAAIDQAIQDGVHALNESIGIGGDTFSGSKQQAYLGALAAGVAASRSAGNSGPGAATVGPEPVWVTSTAATRHVSRAFNNQVTGLAGGDTAAPGDISGQAMSGAYGPAPIVYAAEFSNVSGPDDGQCLEEFPAGTWTNGEIVVCDRGQIARVQKGENVLAGGAGGMIFVDDGNGIIADPHVLPAIHISQADGATLKTWLETGAGHQGSITEAVVSIDTSAEDVMAAFSSRGPADVAGVIKPDLGAPGQSILAAYAATDDETEVYASISGTSMASPHATGAAALMRATFPTRTASEIRSALMGTAEYSAVRKETLADSNPFDIGGGRIDLARAAQTGIVLNETASNFASADPASGGDPTTLNLASLGQSACFQTCTWQRTLKSAATGASQWQATYIGDGDATITPGSFTLEGGTTQTLEVELDVTSGDRETWQFGYVVLSNTDGDAPDFTMPVAAFVMPSESLGQLDKTVDVDTAEPGDTVNYTLTAAPFTAGTYTLSDQLPEGVTYVADSATHGLVYDAGDRTLDWSGALTGADLRLEAADPGAYLSLAGLGVTPFTVPSNCDDGGFFVDVPTFSYLGNAYSRVIFSVNGTVEVGDASSMAASFQNEELPNPDEPNNVLAPLWSDLSLCSGGNWYAASLNSGEFIVFEWEAVPLSNFWVTEFPELASVHFTFQVWIETATGDIWFAYGDMNWGAWPFGTVAAENSTGELGESYFFDGEGTRPETDDTIDVVAQLDQQMMSYQVTVDGDPLGTMVNEVLLTNDGDVSIRAWSSFEAVDPGLIFRDRFEGAETP; this is encoded by the coding sequence ATGTCAAAGCATCAACGGAATGCGACCGGTGGCAGAGGCCGCCGGCTCATCAGCTTCTCTGCCATCACACTCCTTGCCTTCTCCGCCGTGGCGCTTGCCCAGCCGTTCGAAGCATCGAACGATGGTGCGGTCCGTTCGAGTGGCGAGGTCTCCCCGGTGGAGCGCCAGGCCACCGATGGCCCGGATGCAGTGGGTCGCGTCGGGCGCGATTCCCAATACGTGCCGCTGGATGCGGCGGGCCGCAGCCGCTACATCGTGCGGTTCGTGGAGCCATCGCTTGCCCTGTATGAAGGCGGCATCGAGGGTCTGCGCGCGACCTCTCCTGCTGCGCGGGGCGAGACGCTTCTGGATACCGATTCGGCCGATGCACAGGCTTATCTGGACTTTCTTGAGCAGCGCCAGGCCGAACACCTCAGCGCGATTGCCAGTCGCTTTGGCCGCAGTGTCTCCGTCGAACGCGCCTTCAAGGTGGCCATCAATGCAGCCACCTTGCGCCTGGCGCCGGAAGAAGCCAGCGCCCTGGTGCGGCTCAATGGGGTCGCCCATGTCGAGCGGGATTACCTCAGCGCGCCACTGACTGATTTCGGTCCGGCACAAATCAACGCCGATGCCATATGGTCCGGCTCAGCCACGCCGTTCGCCGGAACCCGCGGCGAAGGCGTGATCGTGGGCATCATGGATACCGGCATCAACTTCCAGCATCCCTCGTTTGCCGCCACTGACGGGGACGGGTATACCCACACCAATCCATTCGGCAGCGGCAATTTCGTCGGCTGGTGTGATCCCGGCCATGAGAATCACGATCCCGCCTATCAATGCAATGACAAGCTGATCGGTGCCTGGGATTACGCCGACGCCATCACCGCCGAAGCTGACGGCCCGCAGGACAACCAGGGGCACGGCAGTCATGTGGCAAGCACGGCCGCCGGCAACCTGCTGCTCTCGCCGCAGTTGTCGCCGACCTATGGCTACGAGAATCCGATCTCGGGGGTTGCGCCGCGCGCCAACATCATCGTCTATGACGTTTGCGAAGAACTTTGTGCCGCCAGCAGTGTGATTGCTGCGATCGATCAGGCGATTCAGGACGGCGTGCATGCACTCAACGAGTCGATTGGTATCGGTGGTGACACCTTTTCCGGCAGCAAGCAGCAGGCCTACCTGGGTGCATTGGCTGCCGGAGTCGCCGCCTCCCGTTCGGCCGGCAATTCCGGCCCGGGTGCCGCCACGGTCGGGCCGGAGCCGGTGTGGGTGACATCCACCGCGGCGACCCGTCATGTGTCGCGTGCGTTCAACAATCAAGTGACCGGGCTTGCTGGCGGTGACACCGCCGCGCCGGGCGACATCAGCGGTCAGGCAATGAGCGGCGCATACGGCCCAGCACCCATCGTGTATGCGGCAGAGTTCAGCAACGTAAGCGGTCCTGATGACGGCCAGTGTTTGGAAGAATTCCCGGCCGGAACCTGGACCAACGGCGAGATCGTGGTTTGCGACCGCGGGCAGATCGCGCGCGTCCAGAAGGGCGAAAACGTACTTGCCGGCGGCGCCGGCGGCATGATCTTCGTCGACGACGGTAATGGCATCATCGCCGATCCCCATGTCCTGCCGGCGATTCACATATCCCAGGCCGATGGTGCCACCCTCAAGACCTGGCTCGAGACCGGGGCTGGCCATCAAGGCAGCATCACGGAAGCTGTCGTAAGCATCGATACATCGGCCGAGGACGTGATGGCAGCGTTCAGTTCGCGTGGGCCGGCGGACGTGGCCGGTGTCATCAAGCCCGACCTGGGCGCGCCGGGTCAGTCGATCCTGGCCGCCTATGCGGCAACAGATGACGAAACTGAAGTGTACGCCAGCATCAGCGGGACCTCGATGGCGAGCCCGCATGCGACAGGCGCGGCTGCCCTGATGCGCGCCACCTTTCCGACGCGGACGGCTTCAGAGATTCGTTCAGCCTTGATGGGTACGGCTGAATACAGCGCTGTGCGCAAGGAAACACTGGCAGACTCGAACCCGTTCGATATTGGCGGCGGGCGTATCGATCTGGCCAGGGCCGCGCAAACGGGGATCGTCCTGAACGAGACCGCGAGCAATTTCGCCAGCGCGGATCCGGCCAGCGGCGGTGATCCGACCACGCTGAATCTGGCCAGTCTGGGACAGTCCGCATGTTTCCAGACCTGCACCTGGCAACGGACCCTGAAGAGCGCTGCCACCGGTGCGAGCCAATGGCAGGCCACCTACATCGGTGACGGCGATGCAACCATCACCCCGGGATCGTTCACGCTCGAAGGCGGTACGACCCAGACGCTTGAAGTGGAGCTCGACGTCACCTCGGGTGATCGCGAGACCTGGCAGTTCGGTTATGTGGTGCTCAGCAATACCGATGGTGATGCACCTGACTTCACCATGCCGGTGGCCGCATTCGTGATGCCGAGTGAATCGTTGGGGCAGCTGGACAAGACGGTTGATGTCGATACGGCCGAGCCCGGTGACACCGTCAACTATACCCTCACCGCCGCCCCGTTCACTGCCGGCACTTATACGTTGAGCGACCAATTGCCCGAAGGCGTGACCTATGTGGCGGACAGCGCCACGCATGGCCTCGTCTACGATGCCGGCGACCGAACCCTTGACTGGAGCGGCGCGCTGACCGGCGCTGATCTGCGGCTGGAGGCGGCTGATCCCGGAGCCTACCTCTCACTGGCTGGCCTGGGCGTTACACCGTTTACGGTGCCTTCGAACTGCGACGACGGTGGTTTCTTCGTCGACGTGCCCACGTTCAGTTATCTCGGCAACGCCTATTCCCGGGTGATTTTCTCGGTTAACGGCACGGTCGAAGTGGGTGATGCCAGCAGCATGGCCGCAAGCTTTCAGAATGAAGAATTGCCGAATCCGGACGAGCCGAACAATGTGCTCGCCCCGCTCTGGAGTGACCTGTCGCTGTGTAGCGGGGGCAACTGGTACGCGGCCAGTCTCAATAGTGGGGAATTCATCGTGTTCGAGTGGGAAGCCGTTCCCCTGTCGAATTTCTGGGTAACCGAGTTCCCGGAACTTGCATCGGTGCATTTCACCTTCCAGGTCTGGATCGAGACCGCCACGGGAGATATCTGGTTCGCCTACGGCGACATGAACTGGGGAGCATGGCCGTTTGGAACCGTGGCTGCCGAAAACAGTACCGGTGAGCTCGGCGAAAGTTATTTCTTCGATGGTGAAGGCACACGGCCTGAAACCGACGACACCATCGATGTCGTGGCCCAGCTCGATCAACAGATGATGAGTTACCAGGTGACGGTCGATGGCGATCCGCTCGGGACCATGGTCAACGAAGTGTTACTGACCAATGATGGCGATGTGTCGATCAGGGCCTGGAGTTCGTTCGAGGCCGTCGATCCCGGCCTGATCTTCCGCGACCGGTTCGAGGGCGCGGAAACGCCATAG
- a CDS encoding nodulation protein NfeD: MTALLLLVAVAVAAQETDPDGPQVHVLVVEGAIGPATRDYVVRGIEQAEEAGAELVVLRMDTPGGLDASMRDMIKKMLNADVPVASWVGPPGARAASAGTYMLYASHIAAMAPSTNLGAATPVQIGGGGGQDEDEGITPAERVRDALQDDEEVADEESGEEADGEADEATDEAVEEESSQPAGDAMSRKAIEDAVAYIRGLAERHGRNADWAERAVREAVSLTASEALEMNVIDLVADSIPALLEAVDGRELQVAGRSVTLATRNATVVEQEPDWRNRFLSVITNPTLAYLLLMIGIYGLILEGYNPGALVPGVIGGICLLLALYAFQILPVNYVGLALMLLGFALIAVELFVPSLGILGIGGVVAVVVGSIILMDSDIPGMGINTGLIAGMGLASALVFFAIVYLAAKSFRQPQVAGREALAGQRAEAISDFADGRGRVHLRGEDWSAASEHSITHGQAVEVEAVEGLILKVRPIDESD, from the coding sequence ATGACGGCCCTCCTCCTGCTGGTGGCAGTGGCCGTGGCGGCCCAGGAAACCGACCCGGATGGCCCGCAGGTGCATGTGCTGGTGGTCGAGGGTGCGATCGGGCCGGCCACGCGCGACTACGTGGTGCGCGGCATCGAGCAGGCCGAGGAAGCCGGGGCCGAACTGGTGGTGTTGCGCATGGACACCCCCGGCGGGCTTGATGCCTCCATGCGCGACATGATCAAGAAGATGCTCAACGCCGATGTGCCGGTGGCCAGCTGGGTGGGCCCGCCGGGTGCACGCGCGGCCAGTGCCGGCACCTACATGCTTTATGCCTCCCACATTGCTGCCATGGCGCCGTCGACCAACCTGGGTGCGGCCACACCGGTCCAGATCGGTGGTGGCGGTGGCCAGGACGAAGACGAAGGAATCACGCCGGCCGAGCGCGTCCGCGATGCCCTGCAGGACGACGAGGAGGTCGCCGACGAGGAATCCGGGGAAGAAGCCGACGGAGAAGCTGACGAAGCGACCGACGAAGCTGTCGAAGAGGAGTCGTCGCAACCCGCAGGCGACGCCATGAGTCGCAAAGCGATCGAGGACGCCGTGGCCTACATTCGCGGCCTGGCCGAACGCCACGGCCGCAACGCCGACTGGGCCGAGCGCGCCGTACGCGAGGCGGTCAGCCTGACGGCCAGCGAGGCGCTGGAAATGAATGTCATCGATCTGGTCGCGGACTCCATTCCGGCCCTGCTCGAGGCGGTCGACGGCCGGGAACTGCAGGTTGCCGGCCGCAGCGTCACCCTGGCGACGCGCAACGCCACGGTCGTCGAGCAGGAACCGGACTGGCGCAACCGCTTCCTGAGCGTGATCACCAACCCGACCCTGGCTTATCTCCTGCTGATGATCGGCATCTACGGCCTGATCCTGGAGGGCTACAACCCCGGCGCCCTGGTGCCGGGGGTGATCGGCGGCATCTGCCTGCTGCTGGCGCTCTACGCTTTCCAGATCCTGCCGGTCAACTACGTCGGCCTGGCGCTGATGCTGCTCGGCTTCGCGCTGATCGCGGTCGAGCTGTTCGTGCCCTCGCTGGGCATTCTCGGTATCGGCGGCGTGGTCGCCGTGGTGGTGGGTTCGATCATCCTGATGGACAGCGACATTCCCGGCATGGGCATCAATACCGGACTGATCGCCGGCATGGGCCTGGCCTCGGCGCTGGTCTTCTTTGCCATTGTCTACCTCGCGGCCAAATCGTTTCGCCAGCCGCAGGTGGCCGGCCGTGAAGCCCTGGCCGGGCAGCGGGCCGAGGCCATTTCCGACTTCGCAGACGGTCGCGGGCGCGTGCACCTGCGGGGCGAGGACTGGAGCGCCGCATCCGAACATTCGATAACACACGGGCAGGCCGTCGAGGTCGAAGCTGTCGAGGGCCTGATCCTCAAGGTACGACCGATCGACGAATCCGACTGA
- a CDS encoding slipin family protein — protein MSLDYVSFLGTILVLLVLLVANAIKILREYERGVIFTLGRFTKVKGPGLIIVIPFVQQMVRVDLRTVVMDVPTQDVISQDNVSVKVNAVVYYRVIDPEKAVINVERFMDATSQLAQTTLRSVLGKHELDEMLAERDKLNADIQEILDRQTDGWGVKVSNVEIKHVDLDESMIRAIAKQAEAERQRRAKVIHAEGEQQASEKLVEAATKLAEAPGALQLRYMQTLTEIGGEQNSTIIFPMPLDFVKPFLGVMDALGGEKKND, from the coding sequence ATGAGTCTCGACTATGTTTCCTTTCTAGGCACCATCCTGGTGCTGCTGGTCCTGCTGGTGGCCAACGCGATCAAGATCCTGCGCGAATACGAGCGCGGCGTGATCTTCACCCTGGGACGCTTCACCAAGGTCAAGGGACCCGGGCTGATCATCGTCATCCCATTCGTCCAGCAGATGGTGCGCGTCGACCTGCGCACCGTCGTCATGGACGTGCCGACCCAGGACGTCATCTCGCAGGACAATGTCTCGGTCAAGGTCAATGCGGTGGTCTACTACCGGGTGATCGACCCGGAAAAGGCTGTCATCAACGTCGAGCGTTTCATGGATGCGACCAGCCAGCTGGCCCAGACCACGCTCCGTTCGGTGCTGGGCAAGCATGAACTCGACGAGATGTTGGCCGAGCGCGACAAGCTCAATGCGGACATCCAGGAAATCCTCGATCGCCAGACCGATGGCTGGGGCGTCAAAGTCTCAAACGTCGAGATCAAGCACGTCGACCTCGACGAGTCGATGATCCGTGCCATTGCCAAGCAGGCCGAGGCCGAACGGCAGCGGCGCGCCAAGGTGATTCACGCCGAAGGCGAGCAGCAGGCGTCCGAGAAGCTGGTCGAGGCCGCCACCAAGCTGGCCGAGGCGCCCGGTGCCCTGCAGTTGCGCTACATGCAGACCCTGACCGAGATCGGCGGCGAGCAGAATTCCACCATCATCTTCCCGATGCCGCTCGATTTCGTGAAGCCCTTCCTGGGCGTGATGGACGCGCTCGGCGGCGAGAAGAAGAACGACTGA
- a CDS encoding aldo/keto reductase has protein sequence MNDVPIIAANGVNMPALGIGTFELDEPTVEDILPRALELGYRHIDTAQIYRNEGAVGRAMEHSGIAREDLFITTKVWVDQYEPAALIRSVQGSLERLRTDYVDLLLLHWPVFGGRGMNPTLDALMRARRDGLTRHIGISNFTIDQTEQAVAFCGDGQLATNQVEYHVYLGQERLRRVLARHNLILTAYMPLAKARTVNDPVLWEIGEQYGKTSAQVALRWLVEQDRVAAIPATSNPHHAAANLDIFDFSLSENDQQRLAALEKKRRICKPEKLSPEWDD, from the coding sequence ATGAACGACGTGCCGATCATAGCCGCCAACGGGGTCAACATGCCGGCACTGGGCATCGGGACCTTCGAACTCGACGAGCCCACGGTCGAGGACATCCTGCCGCGTGCGCTCGAGCTCGGGTATCGACACATCGATACCGCCCAGATCTACCGCAACGAAGGCGCCGTGGGGCGCGCCATGGAGCACTCCGGCATAGCGCGCGAAGATCTGTTCATCACCACCAAGGTCTGGGTCGACCAGTACGAGCCGGCCGCCCTGATCCGCTCGGTCCAGGGCAGCCTCGAGCGACTGCGTACCGACTACGTCGACCTGTTGTTGCTGCATTGGCCGGTGTTCGGTGGACGCGGCATGAACCCGACCCTGGATGCACTGATGCGCGCCCGGCGCGACGGCCTGACGCGACACATCGGCATCAGCAACTTCACCATCGACCAGACCGAACAGGCCGTTGCCTTCTGCGGCGACGGGCAGCTGGCGACCAACCAGGTGGAATATCACGTTTACCTCGGCCAGGAGCGGCTACGCCGGGTGCTGGCACGTCACAACCTGATCCTGACCGCCTACATGCCGCTGGCCAAGGCTCGCACGGTCAACGACCCGGTGCTGTGGGAGATCGGCGAGCAGTACGGCAAGACTTCAGCCCAGGTCGCGCTGCGCTGGCTGGTCGAGCAGGATCGGGTTGCGGCCATTCCGGCCACCTCCAACCCGCATCACGCCGCGGCCAACCTCGACATCTTCGATTTCAGCCTGAGTGAAAACGATCAGCAGCGGCTTGCCGCCCTCGAGAAGAAGCGCCGTATCTGCAAGCCCGAGAAGCTGTCGCCCGAGTGGGACGACTGA
- a CDS encoding gamma carbonic anhydrase family protein, whose amino-acid sequence MHKIRAPAGAIDMIRPYQAAQPALGERVYIDPQATVIGAVELGDDVSIWPGAVLRGDVNEIRIGERSNIQDGTIGHVTHDGPYTPGGLPLILGEDITVGHGAILHACAIGNRCLVGMGALILDGAVLEDDVMLAAGSLVSPGKRLERGWLYRGRPAEPVRRLDERELEMLRYSAAHYVRLKDRYIKQGKNE is encoded by the coding sequence GTGCATAAAATCCGCGCACCAGCGGGGGCGATCGACATGATCCGGCCCTACCAGGCGGCACAACCGGCCCTCGGCGAGCGTGTCTACATCGACCCGCAGGCCACGGTCATTGGCGCGGTCGAGCTCGGCGACGACGTTTCGATCTGGCCCGGTGCCGTGCTGCGAGGCGACGTCAACGAGATCCGAATTGGCGAGCGCAGCAACATCCAGGACGGGACCATCGGCCACGTCACCCACGATGGCCCCTACACGCCCGGCGGCCTGCCTCTGATTCTGGGCGAAGACATCACCGTGGGTCATGGTGCGATTTTGCACGCCTGTGCCATCGGAAACCGTTGCCTGGTGGGCATGGGTGCACTCATACTCGACGGCGCCGTGCTGGAAGACGATGTCATGCTGGCTGCCGGCAGCCTGGTCAGTCCCGGCAAACGACTCGAGCGTGGCTGGCTCTACCGCGGCCGGCCGGCCGAACCCGTTCGCCGACTCGACGAGCGCGAACTGGAGATGCTCAGGTACTCGGCGGCGCACTATGTGCGCTTGAAGGACCGCTACATCAAACAAGGGAAAAATGAATGA
- the argS gene encoding arginine--tRNA ligase, translating to MRAHIEELISQALGYLKREGQLPADVEPAIEIEHTRDRNHGDYACNIAMVLAKPAGMRPRDLAEMLRERLPASKRVERVEIAGPGFLNFFASTHYFKVVLRDILAAGKDYGTAAEGSREDVLLEFVSANPTGPLHVGHGRGAAYGASLANILRAAGHRVHREYYVNDHGRQMDILAVSVWLRYLELSGEKVGFPEKGYRGDYIYDIAREVRKRHGDDLRHSGMAVAEGLPADGPDGDSEKHVDALIARARELLSGSGYQACFNAALESMVDDIREDLGAFGVNFERWFSERELESSGALERALKRLDAQGWLYEKEGAIWFKATELGDDKDRVVVRENGRTTYFASDVAYLLDKLERCKGTSLYIFGADHHGYVPRLKAAARGLDEDPERLEFQLVQFAVLYRDGKKVQMSTRSGSFVTLRELREEVGNDAARYFYVMRSHEQHLDFDLDLARSRANENPVYYIQYAHARIMSVFRELDSRGQRHNQAIGEAAVARLETEHEQQLLRQVGRFPEVIENAARQRAAHVLAHYLHDLAAGFHSWYNATPFLVDDEDLRNARLNLVAAVGQVLRNGLDLIGVSAPEEM from the coding sequence ATGCGCGCCCACATCGAGGAATTGATCAGCCAGGCCCTCGGCTACCTGAAGCGCGAGGGCCAGCTGCCCGCGGACGTCGAACCGGCCATCGAGATCGAGCACACCCGCGACCGCAATCACGGTGATTACGCCTGCAACATCGCCATGGTGCTGGCAAAGCCCGCTGGCATGCGGCCGCGTGACCTGGCCGAGATGCTGCGCGAGCGTCTGCCCGCATCCAAGCGCGTGGAGCGGGTCGAAATCGCCGGCCCGGGCTTTCTCAATTTCTTCGCCAGCACGCACTATTTCAAGGTCGTGCTGCGCGATATCCTGGCCGCGGGCAAGGACTACGGCACTGCCGCGGAAGGCTCGCGCGAGGACGTTCTGCTCGAGTTCGTCAGCGCCAACCCGACCGGGCCATTGCATGTGGGTCACGGTCGGGGTGCCGCCTACGGCGCCAGCCTGGCCAACATCCTGCGTGCTGCCGGCCATCGCGTGCATCGCGAATACTACGTCAACGACCATGGCCGGCAGATGGACATCCTGGCCGTTTCAGTATGGCTGCGCTACCTGGAGCTTAGCGGCGAGAAGGTGGGCTTTCCCGAAAAGGGCTATCGCGGTGACTACATCTACGACATCGCCCGCGAAGTGCGAAAACGCCACGGTGACGACCTTCGCCATTCCGGCATGGCGGTGGCCGAGGGTCTGCCGGCCGACGGTCCGGACGGCGACAGCGAAAAGCACGTCGATGCGCTCATCGCCCGGGCGCGCGAGTTGCTGAGCGGGAGCGGCTACCAGGCCTGCTTCAACGCTGCGCTGGAGTCGATGGTCGATGATATTCGAGAAGACCTCGGGGCCTTCGGTGTCAACTTCGAGCGCTGGTTCTCCGAGCGCGAACTCGAGTCGAGCGGTGCGCTCGAACGTGCGCTCAAGCGTCTCGACGCGCAGGGCTGGCTGTATGAGAAGGAAGGCGCCATCTGGTTCAAGGCCACCGAGCTCGGTGATGACAAGGACCGGGTGGTGGTGCGCGAGAACGGCCGCACGACTTACTTTGCCTCCGACGTCGCTTACCTGCTCGACAAGCTCGAGCGCTGCAAGGGCACTTCGCTCTACATCTTCGGCGCCGATCACCATGGTTACGTGCCGCGCCTGAAGGCGGCCGCCCGCGGACTCGACGAAGATCCCGAGCGGCTCGAGTTCCAGCTGGTCCAGTTTGCCGTGCTCTATCGCGATGGCAAGAAGGTCCAGATGTCGACCCGCTCTGGCAGTTTCGTCACCCTGCGCGAGTTGCGCGAGGAAGTCGGCAACGACGCGGCGCGCTATTTCTACGTCATGCGCTCACATGAACAGCATCTGGATTTCGACCTCGACCTGGCGCGATCGCGCGCCAACGAGAATCCGGTCTACTACATCCAGTATGCGCACGCTCGCATCATGAGTGTGTTTCGCGAGCTCGACAGCCGCGGTCAGCGCCACAACCAGGCGATCGGCGAGGCGGCCGTGGCGCGGCTCGAGACCGAGCACGAGCAGCAGTTGCTGCGCCAGGTCGGGCGCTTCCCCGAGGTGATCGAGAACGCGGCCCGGCAGCGTGCCGCGCATGTCCTGGCCCACTACCTGCATGATCTGGCCGCTGGTTTTCACTCCTGGTACAACGCCACGCCCTTCCTGGTCGACGACGAAGATCTACGCAATGCGCGCCTGAATCTGGTGGCTGCCGTCGGCCAGGTGCTGCGCAACGGTCTCGACCTGATCGGCGTATCCGCGCCCGAGGAGATGTAA
- a CDS encoding SPOR domain-containing protein, protein MARRQAKRGGGAGGGLLTFGAGVVCGLVLATLAWLGGYLPGRDDGQQAEVPSGQDEPPIAEEVAGERSRQYDFFTVLPEIEVVVPEAEIEERARERNAEQESQGPYILQVGSFRSSEDAERLRAEVTLLGLEAQVQSVTVDEDTWHRVRVGPYDSARSADGARRRLLENGFEAMVLSGN, encoded by the coding sequence ATGGCGCGTCGCCAGGCAAAACGTGGGGGCGGGGCCGGCGGCGGCCTGCTGACCTTCGGCGCCGGCGTGGTCTGCGGTTTGGTTCTGGCAACACTCGCCTGGCTGGGCGGCTACCTGCCGGGCCGGGATGATGGTCAGCAGGCCGAGGTGCCCAGCGGACAGGACGAGCCGCCGATCGCCGAGGAAGTGGCCGGCGAGCGCAGCCGCCAATACGACTTCTTCACCGTGCTGCCCGAGATCGAGGTCGTCGTGCCCGAAGCGGAGATCGAAGAGCGAGCACGCGAGCGCAACGCCGAACAGGAAAGTCAGGGGCCCTACATTCTCCAGGTCGGCTCCTTCCGTTCGAGCGAGGATGCCGAGCGCCTGCGCGCCGAGGTCACCTTGCTGGGCCTGGAGGCGCAGGTGCAGTCGGTCACCGTCGACGAAGATACCTGGCATCGTGTGCGGGTCGGCCCCTATGACAGTGCCAGATCCGCCGACGGCGCACGACGCAGGCTGCTCGAGAACGGTTTCGAGGCGATGGTGCTCAGCGGGAACTGA
- a CDS encoding patatin-like phospholipase family protein yields the protein MPDVPAMPALVLPGGGARGAYQVGVLKAIAETLPGQSTPFPIIAGTSAGAINAAVMASHADDFSRGVSRLEHFWGNFRCHHIYRTGWGHSLGSGLHWLAAMTLGGLGVANPKSLLDNRPLGELLERELRVEGVDRAVKSGCLRALMITASGYSTARAVTFFQAADDVDGWEDDKRTGKPTVIRPSHLLASAALPLLFPACRIGHEFYGDGGMRQTTPLSPPIRMGADRLLVIGTRDVKPDPEPVVDADYPSLGEVGGYLLDVIFMDHLNNDLARLERINRTLEHVPSEARPNTGLRRIDTLLIKPSEDLREIAGRHRHRVPASVRALLKGVGAWGSGRLPSYLLFEAEFCRELIELGYRDGLAQGDEIRALMEN from the coding sequence ATGCCTGACGTGCCGGCCATGCCGGCACTGGTGCTGCCCGGCGGTGGCGCCCGAGGGGCTTACCAGGTGGGTGTACTCAAGGCGATAGCCGAGACCCTGCCGGGTCAGTCCACGCCTTTTCCGATCATCGCCGGGACCTCCGCCGGGGCGATCAATGCCGCGGTCATGGCCAGCCACGCGGACGATTTTTCCCGCGGCGTCTCACGGCTGGAACATTTCTGGGGTAACTTTCGTTGCCACCACATCTATCGCACGGGCTGGGGCCATAGCCTGGGGAGCGGCCTGCATTGGCTGGCGGCGATGACCCTCGGCGGCCTGGGTGTAGCCAACCCGAAGTCCCTGCTCGACAACCGGCCGCTGGGCGAACTGCTCGAACGCGAACTCAGAGTCGAAGGCGTCGACCGGGCGGTGAAAAGTGGTTGCCTGCGCGCCTTGATGATCACGGCCTCTGGTTATTCGACCGCCCGGGCGGTCACATTCTTCCAGGCAGCCGATGATGTCGACGGCTGGGAAGACGACAAGCGCACCGGCAAGCCAACCGTGATCCGGCCATCCCACTTGCTGGCCAGTGCGGCTTTGCCCTTGCTATTTCCGGCCTGCCGGATCGGCCACGAATTCTACGGCGACGGCGGCATGCGCCAGACCACGCCACTGAGCCCGCCCATCCGCATGGGCGCTGACCGCCTGCTCGTCATCGGCACCCGCGACGTCAAACCCGATCCCGAGCCCGTTGTCGATGCCGACTATCCCTCGCTGGGCGAAGTCGGCGGCTACCTGCTCGACGTCATCTTCATGGATCATCTCAACAATGACCTGGCCCGGCTGGAACGCATCAACCGCACACTCGAACACGTTCCCTCCGAGGCGCGGCCGAACACCGGGCTGCGGCGTATCGACACGCTGTTGATCAAGCCTTCGGAGGACCTGCGTGAAATCGCCGGACGTCATCGCCACCGCGTGCCAGCCAGTGTGCGCGCCCTGCTCAAGGGGGTCGGTGCCTGGGGCAGCGGCCGGCTGCCCAGCTACCTGCTGTTCGAAGCCGAATTCTGCCGCGAGTTGATCGAACTGGGCTATCGCGACGGCCTGGCGCAGGGCGACGAGATTCGGGCGCTGATGGAAAACTGA